The following proteins are encoded in a genomic region of Bacteroidota bacterium:
- a CDS encoding LD-carboxypeptidase — translation MTAPPYLKKGDKIGITAPARKISREEIQFAIDTFEKWGLKVIPGKNLFGCENQYSGSDEQREKDLQEMLDDTSIRAVISARGGYGTLRIIDKLNFKKFQNNPKWIIGYSDITVLHSHIHQNFEIETIHGTMPINFSKDEESVEMLRQALFGETISYKISSHPLNRKGKTEGSLVGGNLSLLYALKGSKSGISTSGKILFIEDLDEYLYHIDRMMVSLKRAGKLSHLAGLIVGGMSDMKDNTIPFGKTAEEIILDAVKEYDYPVCFGFPAGHQTKNLALPFGRRAKLSVGKKVSLYF, via the coding sequence ATGACCGCACCTCCTTACTTAAAGAAAGGCGACAAGATAGGAATCACTGCTCCCGCGAGAAAAATTTCCAGGGAAGAAATTCAGTTTGCCATTGATACTTTTGAAAAATGGGGATTGAAAGTTATTCCTGGAAAAAATCTTTTCGGATGTGAGAATCAGTATTCCGGAAGTGATGAACAACGGGAAAAAGATTTACAAGAGATGCTGGATGATACTTCCATTCGTGCTGTCATCAGCGCGCGGGGAGGATACGGCACGTTGAGAATCATTGATAAACTTAATTTCAAGAAATTTCAGAACAACCCAAAGTGGATCATTGGTTACAGCGACATAACGGTTTTACATTCGCACATTCATCAGAATTTTGAGATAGAAACAATTCATGGCACAATGCCAATCAATTTTTCTAAGGACGAAGAATCTGTAGAAATGCTAAGACAAGCTTTATTCGGAGAAACAATTTCTTACAAAATCAGCTCACATCCCCTGAATCGAAAAGGAAAAACAGAAGGAAGCTTAGTGGGGGGAAACCTTTCTTTGCTTTATGCTTTGAAGGGGAGCAAGTCAGGAATTTCTACTTCCGGGAAAATTCTTTTCATTGAGGACCTGGACGAATACCTTTATCATATTGACCGAATGATGGTTTCATTAAAACGTGCAGGAAAACTTTCTCATCTCGCAGGATTAATTGTGGGCGGAATGTCTGATATGAAGGACAACACAATCCCATTCGGCAAAACTGCTGAAGAAATTATTCTGGATGCTGTAAAAGAATATGATTATCCTGTATGCTTTGGATTTCCTGCCGGACATCAGACAAAAAATTTAGCCCTTCCGTTTGGCAGAAGGGCTAAGCTTAGTGTGGGTAAGAAAGTATCTCTTTATTTCTGA
- the metG gene encoding methionine--tRNA ligase: protein MNYKRHTVTAALPYANGPVHIGHLAGCYLPADIYVRYLRSKGEDVKFICGSDEHGVPITIKAKNEGITPQQVVDKYHKMMGNSFKEFGISFDIYSRTSNKVHHETASEFFKTLYDKKIFTEEITEQYFDEKANQFLADRYIIGTCPKCGSENAYGDQCEKCGTSLSPTELINPKSTLSGEKPVLRKTKNWFLPLDKMQSQIEKYIESHKDWKVNVYGQCKSWLDQKLQSRAMTRDLDWGVKVPLKDAEGKVLYVWFDAPIGYISATKELLGNDWKKYWQDKETRLVHFIGKDNIVFHCIIFPAMLMAHGEYILPDNVPANEFLNLEGDKISTSRNWAVWLHEYLKDFPNKQDVLRYVLTANAPETKDNDFTWKDFQQKNNSELVAILGNFVNRTMVLTQKYFENKVPLAEEFTKGDVLLMEEISKFPKKISAALDAFKFREALTEMMNLARSGNKYLAENEPWKLSDQKRIGSILNICLQICANLAVAVEPFLPNTSVNLSSLLNIGKLNWRDAGRTDILKSGHQLGQAKLLFDKIEDETIEKQMEKLKKSPPPTPPIRRGDKSQVLPNGEDLGGAVTIDDFKKLDIRVGRIIEVLDFPEAKKPAYKLKIDFGKEIGTKNSSAQITKNYSKEQLKGKLILAVVNFPPRKVGPFVSEVLTLGVPDKNNETILVEPGKDVEIGGKLS, encoded by the coding sequence GTGAATTACAAACGCCATACAGTTACAGCTGCTTTGCCTTACGCGAATGGTCCCGTGCACATTGGCCATTTGGCAGGATGCTATTTGCCTGCTGATATATATGTACGCTATCTCCGTTCAAAAGGCGAGGATGTGAAATTTATCTGCGGTTCGGATGAACACGGAGTTCCTATTACTATTAAAGCAAAAAACGAAGGAATTACTCCTCAGCAAGTGGTGGATAAATACCACAAGATGATGGGCAATTCATTTAAGGAATTCGGAATTTCATTTGATATTTATTCGCGCACTTCTAACAAAGTTCATCATGAAACAGCTTCGGAGTTTTTTAAAACACTTTACGATAAAAAGATTTTCACGGAAGAAATAACGGAACAGTATTTTGATGAAAAGGCAAATCAGTTTCTTGCTGACAGATATATTATAGGAACTTGCCCTAAATGCGGAAGCGAAAATGCCTACGGAGACCAGTGCGAAAAATGCGGCACCTCGTTGAGTCCGACTGAATTGATAAATCCAAAATCAACTTTGTCTGGTGAAAAACCTGTGCTGCGAAAAACCAAGAATTGGTTTCTTCCTCTTGATAAAATGCAATCTCAGATTGAAAAATACATTGAATCGCATAAAGACTGGAAAGTAAATGTGTACGGACAATGCAAAAGCTGGCTTGACCAAAAATTACAGTCCAGAGCAATGACACGTGATCTGGATTGGGGAGTGAAAGTCCCATTGAAAGATGCAGAAGGAAAAGTTTTGTATGTATGGTTTGATGCGCCTATCGGGTATATTTCTGCCACAAAAGAACTTTTGGGTAACGACTGGAAAAAATACTGGCAAGACAAAGAAACAAGATTGGTTCACTTCATCGGCAAAGACAATATTGTTTTCCATTGCATAATTTTTCCTGCCATGCTGATGGCGCACGGAGAATATATTTTGCCTGACAATGTTCCGGCAAATGAATTTCTGAATCTGGAAGGAGATAAAATTTCCACTTCGCGTAACTGGGCGGTGTGGCTGCATGAGTATTTGAAAGACTTCCCGAACAAACAGGATGTTCTTCGCTACGTACTCACGGCAAATGCGCCCGAAACAAAAGACAATGATTTTACCTGGAAGGATTTTCAGCAGAAGAACAACAGCGAATTAGTTGCCATTCTCGGAAATTTTGTGAACCGCACGATGGTGCTCACGCAAAAATATTTTGAGAATAAAGTTCCACTTGCCGAAGAGTTTACAAAAGGTGATGTTTTATTGATGGAAGAGATAAGTAAGTTTCCTAAAAAGATTTCTGCCGCGCTGGATGCTTTTAAATTTCGAGAAGCACTAACTGAGATGATGAACCTAGCCCGGTCGGGAAATAAATATCTTGCAGAGAACGAGCCGTGGAAATTATCTGACCAAAAAAGAATCGGAAGTATTTTGAATATCTGTCTGCAGATTTGCGCGAACCTTGCTGTGGCAGTTGAACCGTTTTTGCCAAATACTTCTGTGAACTTATCTTCCCTTCTCAATATTGGAAAATTAAACTGGCGCGATGCGGGTAGAACAGATATTTTAAAATCAGGACATCAACTTGGACAGGCAAAACTTTTGTTTGATAAAATTGAAGATGAAACAATAGAAAAACAAATGGAGAAACTAAAAAAAAGCCCACCCCCAACCCCTCCCATTAGGAGGGGAGACAAATCTCAAGTCCTCCCTAATGGGGAGGATTTAGGAGGGGCTGTAACTATTGACGACTTTAAGAAACTCGATATAAGAGTTGGAAGAATTATTGAAGTGCTGGATTTTCCGGAAGCGAAAAAACCTGCCTACAAACTGAAAATAGATTTCGGAAAAGAGATTGGCACAAAAAACTCCAGTGCACAAATCACAAAGAACTATTCCAAAGAGCAGTTGAAAGGAAAATTAATTCTTGCTGTAGTGAACTTCCCTCCACGTAAAGTTGGGCCTTTTGTTTCAGAAGTACTCACTCTTGGTGTTCCTGACAAAAACAATGAAACGATTCTCGTTGAGCCGGGGAAAGATGTGGAGATTGGGGGAAAACTTTCCTGA
- a CDS encoding DUF1736 domain-containing protein gives MSKKNKNISKKSHQPLTINHQPSFHWAYIFLFLFACGLYINTFNHEFAFDDSVVITGNKYTKQGFDGIKTLATKDLFYGIYGNALDLEGGRWRPLTLVMFAVEYHFFGDNAHPYHFINIFLYGITAIVLFLTLKEFFPRNHLLAFIATLFFIAHPIHTEVVANIKSMDEIVSFLFLCLALILLFKALKQSPSPWRRIGGACVCYFLALLSKENGITFIAVIPLTLFCFAGKNIKHSLMFTIPFFITAGIYLAIRTSLVGMIGDRESNDITDNPFLQLNFPALPTALPFVEKFATICWILLKYLLLLIFPHPLTSDYGFNQIPAMSLANPKALASLLIYGGLFFYAGKILMKEIKARKNPEYRIQNSESLVFSFSILYFLITISIVSNLFFLIGTTMGERFAYISSLGFCLALAAALLRITNTTNYELRTDFYKNAKLSIPLLLILVPYSYKTLTRNPAWKDNKTLFTTDVKTSTGSANAHYYNANTMFTDHINDEQGPKRDSLFIEAKREFRRAMEINPYFHYCYYNIGLIWEKLGNPDSAIVYQQKTIDLKPDNSMAQYMAKGALGLVYGKLKGDVDKAIPLLKEALANKPDDTGYHENLGICYAMKKDYDNSINEFETAIKLKPELKKEDARIFMNLALSWQSKGDKQKADENFQKAFQMDPSLKK, from the coding sequence ATGAGCAAGAAAAATAAAAATATATCTAAGAAGAGCCATCAACCATTAACCATTAACCATCAACCATCATTTCACTGGGCTTACATTTTTCTTTTTCTTTTCGCCTGCGGACTATATATCAATACCTTCAATCACGAATTCGCTTTTGATGATTCAGTGGTCATCACCGGAAATAAATACACCAAGCAGGGCTTTGATGGAATAAAAACGCTCGCCACTAAAGATTTATTCTATGGGATTTACGGAAACGCACTTGATTTGGAAGGCGGGAGATGGCGTCCACTAACGCTGGTGATGTTTGCTGTGGAATATCATTTCTTTGGTGACAATGCGCATCCTTATCACTTCATCAACATTTTTCTTTACGGAATCACGGCAATAGTTTTATTTCTGACACTCAAAGAATTTTTTCCAAGAAATCATTTACTGGCTTTTATTGCCACACTTTTTTTCATCGCTCATCCGATTCATACAGAAGTTGTCGCTAATATAAAAAGCATGGATGAAATAGTTTCGTTTCTTTTTCTTTGTCTGGCACTAATCCTTTTGTTTAAAGCATTAAAGCAAAGTCCCTCCCCTTGGCGGAGGATAGGTGGGGCTTGTGTTTGTTATTTTCTCGCCCTTTTATCTAAGGAAAACGGAATAACATTTATCGCTGTTATTCCTCTTACGCTATTTTGCTTTGCCGGAAAAAATATCAAGCATAGTTTAATGTTTACGATTCCCTTTTTCATCACGGCAGGAATTTATTTAGCCATCAGAACTTCTTTGGTCGGAATGATTGGCGACAGGGAAAGCAATGACATTACAGACAATCCATTTCTTCAGTTGAATTTTCCCGCCCTCCCGACTGCTCTGCCGTTTGTGGAGAAATTTGCCACCATCTGCTGGATACTTCTGAAATATCTTTTGCTTCTTATCTTTCCTCATCCGCTAACAAGTGATTATGGGTTCAACCAGATTCCTGCCATGAGCTTAGCTAATCCGAAGGCACTAGCTTCACTTTTAATTTATGGAGGATTATTTTTTTATGCGGGAAAAATATTAATGAAAGAAATAAAGGCGAGAAAGAATCCGGAATATAGAATTCAGAATTCAGAATCTTTGGTTTTCTCTTTTTCAATTTTATATTTCCTAATCACTATCTCAATCGTATCAAATCTTTTCTTCCTTATCGGAACAACTATGGGAGAACGCTTCGCTTATATTTCTTCATTGGGATTTTGTCTTGCGCTTGCCGCTGCTCTCCTACGAATTACGAATACAACGAATTACGAATTACGAACAGACTTTTACAAAAATGCCAAACTATCAATTCCACTTTTACTGATTCTCGTTCCGTATTCTTATAAAACCTTAACAAGAAATCCTGCCTGGAAGGACAACAAAACTCTTTTCACCACCGATGTAAAGACCAGCACAGGAAGTGCCAATGCGCATTATTACAATGCCAATACAATGTTCACTGACCATATTAACGATGAGCAAGGTCCGAAGCGCGATTCACTTTTCATAGAGGCGAAAAGGGAATTCAGAAGAGCGATGGAAATAAATCCATATTTCCATTACTGCTATTACAACATCGGTCTCATCTGGGAAAAACTTGGAAACCCGGATTCAGCCATTGTATATCAGCAGAAAACCATTGATCTCAAACCAGATAATTCGATGGCGCAATACATGGCGAAAGGCGCACTGGGTTTGGTTTATGGAAAATTAAAAGGAGATGTGGATAAGGCGATTCCCCTGCTGAAAGAAGCGCTCGCCAACAAACCCGATGATACTGGCTATCACGAAAATCTTGGTATCTGTTATGCGATGAAGAAGGATTATGACAATTCAATCAATGAGTTTGAGACTGCTATTAAATTAAAACCTGAACTTAAAAAAGAAGATGCGCGGATATTTATGAATCTTGCTTTGAGCTGGCAGAGCAAAGGAGACAAACAAAAGGCAGATGAGAATTTTCAAAAGGCGTTTCAGATGGATCCTTCCTTGAAAAAATAA
- a CDS encoding TatD family hydrolase: protein MNLIDTHTHLFAEEFDSDRTEVVKRAISAGVKKMFLPNIDSSYISSMLKLEAEFPENCFSMMGLHPCSVNEKYTDELTVVEHWLSKRKFRAIGEIGMDYHWDKTFINQQKDAFARQIDLAKKYSLPIIIHQRECFDDLFEMVKSKHDNSLKGIFHCFTGTIEQANKVISLDGFKMGIGGAVTYTKSELPEVLKQIDLKHIVLETDSPYLTPVPHRGKRNESSYITFVAQKVAEIKGISIEEVAEITTKNAEEIFSH, encoded by the coding sequence TTGAACTTAATAGATACCCACACACATCTCTTTGCAGAAGAATTTGATTCTGACAGAACAGAAGTCGTCAAGCGCGCAATTTCTGCAGGAGTAAAAAAAATGTTCCTGCCGAATATTGACAGTTCGTACATCTCCTCCATGCTGAAACTTGAAGCAGAGTTTCCTGAAAATTGTTTTTCCATGATGGGTTTGCATCCTTGCTCAGTGAATGAAAAATATACAGATGAGTTAACGGTTGTCGAACATTGGTTAAGCAAAAGAAAATTCAGAGCCATCGGAGAAATAGGAATGGATTATCACTGGGATAAGACTTTTATAAATCAGCAGAAAGATGCTTTCGCAAGGCAGATTGATTTAGCAAAAAAATATTCTTTGCCAATAATAATTCACCAGCGAGAATGTTTTGATGATTTATTTGAGATGGTGAAATCAAAGCATGATAATTCCTTGAAAGGAATTTTTCATTGCTTTACAGGAACTATTGAGCAGGCGAATAAAGTAATTTCTCTCGATGGATTTAAAATGGGAATAGGTGGAGCGGTTACCTACACGAAATCAGAACTTCCTGAAGTGCTGAAGCAGATTGATTTGAAACACATCGTCCTTGAAACAGATTCTCCTTATTTAACACCTGTTCCACACCGAGGAAAGCGCAATGAAAGTTCTTACATTACTTTTGTGGCGCAGAAGGTTGCGGAGATAAAAGGAATTTCAATTGAAGAAGTTGCGGAAATAACAACAAAAAATGCAGAAGAAATATTTAGCCACTAA
- a CDS encoding DUF4270 domain-containing protein — protein MTKYIQHIFFLLLIAGLISSCKKKTPEDIGLAFLPEGDLLNAEFTDTATLITHTVKDDSLKTYCSVCGISPLLLGTINDPVFGITKSSVFTQLSLSKTNPSFGANPILDSAVLSLVYNSGQHYGTLYPQKFDVYEVSEPMSTTTTYYSNDTVKIYTTQQIGSATITPDLTDSLLVDTLKFPPHLRIKLSKGMFQNFLDTSSFASSYNSNSNFQSVFKGIYIKSSVVPPSGEGAILYMNLTNAYTRLTLYYKNDSDDSLSYYFNISANDCARFSHFEHDYTSSADINNQLSTAVTIQEDKVFVQPMAGVRTKITLPYIQDFFKNRKVAINKAELILPVEASSVDSIFTAHSKLVVTIADPTLGPLIMPDYFEGATYFGGDYDATNKVYKFNIARYVQQVLNGTKQNQGLYIITNSRPTTANRVQLMGGDKANSNRMRLKITYTPLE, from the coding sequence ATGACTAAATACATACAACACATTTTCTTTTTACTGCTGATTGCCGGATTGATTTCTTCCTGCAAAAAGAAAACTCCTGAGGATATCGGGCTTGCTTTTCTTCCTGAAGGGGATTTATTAAATGCTGAGTTTACAGATACAGCCACATTAATAACCCACACGGTTAAAGATGATTCGCTTAAAACATACTGCTCGGTTTGCGGCATTTCACCTCTTTTGCTCGGCACCATAAACGATCCGGTTTTCGGAATTACCAAATCGTCCGTCTTCACGCAGCTTTCTCTTTCTAAAACCAATCCATCCTTCGGAGCTAACCCGATTTTGGATTCTGCGGTGCTTTCTCTTGTTTACAATAGCGGACAGCATTACGGCACTTTATATCCTCAGAAGTTTGATGTGTACGAAGTATCAGAACCGATGAGCACAACCACTACTTATTATTCTAATGATACGGTGAAAATTTACACTACTCAGCAAATCGGAAGCGCAACTATCACTCCTGATCTCACAGATTCTTTGCTGGTAGATACGTTGAAGTTTCCTCCCCATTTGAGAATAAAACTCAGTAAAGGAATGTTTCAGAATTTTCTCGACACTTCTTCTTTCGCTTCTTCCTATAACAGCAATTCAAATTTTCAAAGTGTATTCAAAGGAATTTATATTAAGAGTTCCGTTGTTCCTCCTTCTGGTGAAGGAGCCATATTATATATGAACTTGACCAATGCATACACCCGCCTGACACTTTATTACAAAAATGATTCTGACGATTCTCTATCCTATTATTTTAATATCAGTGCAAATGACTGCGCGCGGTTTTCACACTTTGAGCATGATTATACTTCTTCTGCCGACATTAACAATCAATTAAGCACGGCTGTTACTATTCAGGAAGACAAAGTTTTTGTGCAGCCGATGGCGGGAGTGAGAACAAAAATCACTCTGCCATACATTCAAGATTTTTTCAAAAACCGAAAAGTAGCTATTAATAAAGCAGAGTTGATTTTGCCTGTTGAAGCATCATCGGTAGATTCAATATTTACAGCGCATTCTAAATTAGTAGTAACCATTGCAGACCCCACGCTTGGTCCCCTCATCATGCCCGATTATTTTGAAGGAGCAACTTATTTTGGCGGTGATTATGATGCGACCAATAAAGTATACAAATTCAATATTGCGCGATATGTTCAGCAGGTATTAAATGGAACAAAGCAAAACCAGGGCTTATATATTATCACAAATTCCCGACCTACTACAGCCAATCGGGTTCAGCTCATGGGCGGAGATAAAGCAAATTCAAACCGAATGCGCCTGAAAATCACTTATACCCCTTTAGAGTGA
- a CDS encoding glycogen/starch synthase: MKKARMLFVSQEITPYVEESHMSIISRQLPQGILEAGKEIRTFMPRYGTINERRHQLHEVIRLSGMNLIINDFDHPLIIKVASIPAARMQVYFIDNDDYFSRKAMVTDKNGNIFADSDERLIFFCRGVIETVRKLGWAPHIIHCAGWMSSLMPMYLRRSFGDDPLFGESRIVFSIYDDEFKQTLNKDFVSKVQFEGITKDDTKHLRSGTYSGLIKTAVDFSDAVIKVGKNTNSEIEKYLKKCGKPVLDHPGDDYIDMYNDFYDAVLEEEPELA; this comes from the coding sequence ATGAAAAAAGCCAGAATGTTATTTGTTTCGCAGGAAATTACTCCCTATGTGGAAGAGTCGCACATGAGTATTATCAGCCGACAGCTCCCGCAGGGAATCCTGGAGGCAGGAAAAGAAATACGCACCTTCATGCCCCGCTACGGAACCATCAATGAGCGCAGGCATCAGCTTCACGAAGTGATTCGCCTTTCGGGGATGAATCTTATCATTAATGATTTTGACCATCCGCTTATCATAAAAGTTGCTTCTATTCCCGCGGCACGCATGCAGGTTTATTTCATAGACAATGATGATTACTTCAGCCGCAAAGCAATGGTAACCGATAAGAACGGAAACATATTTGCCGATTCTGATGAACGCCTTATTTTCTTCTGCCGTGGTGTTATTGAAACCGTAAGAAAATTAGGATGGGCTCCGCACATTATTCATTGTGCGGGCTGGATGAGTTCACTTATGCCGATGTATCTCAGGCGCTCTTTTGGAGATGATCCTCTCTTTGGCGAAAGCAGAATTGTTTTTTCAATCTATGACGATGAATTCAAACAAACGCTGAATAAGGATTTTGTTAGCAAGGTTCAGTTTGAAGGAATCACAAAAGACGATACCAAACACCTCAGGAGCGGAACCTATTCAGGATTGATTAAGACAGCGGTTGATTTCTCTGATGCAGTTATCAAAGTTGGCAAGAACACCAACTCTGAAATTGAAAAGTACCTGAAGAAATGCGGCAAACCAGTTCTTGATCATCCCGGAGACGATTATATTGACATGTATAATGATTTTTACGATGCAGTTCTTGAAGAAGAACCTGAATTGGCATAA
- a CDS encoding pantoate--beta-alanine ligase, producing the protein MKIFTTITETKDWLINVRNEAESIGFVPTMGALHRGHISLLERAKRENDIAVASIFVNPLQFNDKKDLQKYPRTLEEDIEKLIQSRCDMLFSPSVEEMYPPPLSNSPQRGEDMEVMLNKLFPPSGGFRGGEVMEGAHRPGHFQGVCLVVKKLFDIIEPAKAYFGEKDFQQLAIIKHMVKILQMPVVIIPCPTVREAEGLAMSSRNALLNSDERKNTSHIYKTLQGARDKERGTIQELKKWVSYKINENPFLQLEYFEIVNSETLIPIQDWKESKNLQACIAVKVGTVRLIDNIAF; encoded by the coding sequence TTGAAAATATTTACCACGATAACAGAAACAAAAGATTGGCTCATTAATGTCAGAAATGAAGCTGAATCCATTGGATTTGTGCCTACCATGGGCGCATTACACAGAGGACACATTTCGCTGTTAGAAAGAGCAAAAAGAGAGAATGATATAGCAGTTGCCAGCATCTTTGTAAACCCCCTTCAGTTCAACGATAAGAAAGACCTTCAAAAATACCCACGCACTCTTGAAGAGGATATTGAAAAACTTATACAATCCCGTTGTGATATGCTTTTTTCGCCAAGTGTGGAAGAGATGTATCCGCCCCCCCTCTCTAACTCTCCCCAAAGGGGAGAGGACATGGAGGTTATGTTAAATAAATTATTCCCCCCTTCGGGGGGATTCAGGGGGGGTGAAGTAATGGAAGGCGCTCATCGTCCCGGACATTTTCAGGGGGTTTGCCTGGTAGTGAAAAAACTGTTTGATATTATTGAACCAGCCAAAGCCTATTTTGGAGAAAAAGATTTTCAGCAGTTGGCAATAATCAAGCACATGGTGAAAATACTGCAGATGCCTGTAGTAATCATTCCCTGCCCCACCGTGCGTGAAGCAGAAGGGCTGGCGATGAGTTCGCGCAACGCTCTCCTGAACTCAGATGAAAGAAAAAACACTTCTCATATTTATAAAACTCTGCAAGGAGCAAGGGATAAGGAAAGAGGAACAATACAGGAACTCAAAAAATGGGTTTCATACAAAATCAACGAGAACCCTTTTCTTCAATTGGAATATTTTGAAATTGTAAATTCAGAAACGCTCATCCCTATTCAAGATTGGAAAGAAAGTAAAAACCTGCAAGCGTGTATTGCCGTAAAGGTTGGAACTGTGAGATTGATAGATAATATTGCTTTCTGA
- a CDS encoding helix-turn-helix transcriptional regulator has protein sequence MENEIHIGQLIEKKRKELSIKKVELARRVGTSRENVTMITYRKSIQVDMLRKFCVALNYDFFQHYALQKNENIKQQMQKVIDQKQNQIDELQKQAEEMKKTMQEQSFVIDVLRGKK, from the coding sequence ATGGAAAATGAAATTCACATTGGTCAACTGATTGAGAAAAAAAGAAAAGAATTATCAATCAAGAAAGTGGAACTGGCAAGGCGTGTTGGCACTTCGCGCGAGAACGTGACGATGATTACCTACCGCAAAAGCATTCAGGTAGATATGCTTCGAAAGTTTTGCGTTGCGCTCAACTATGATTTTTTCCAGCACTATGCGTTGCAGAAGAACGAAAACATCAAACAGCAAATGCAGAAGGTGATTGACCAAAAGCAAAATCAGATTGATGAACTCCAAAAGCAGGCGGAGGAGATGAAAAAAACCATGCAGGAGCAGAGTTTTGTCATTGATGTGTTGAGAGGAAAAAAATAA